A stretch of the Ostrea edulis chromosome 9, xbOstEdul1.1, whole genome shotgun sequence genome encodes the following:
- the LOC125658610 gene encoding neuronal acetylcholine receptor subunit alpha-6-like, giving the protein MSNVKEIIKRLFEEGHYDRKIRPVQDYDEAVHLDVSFFLFSINHLNEAEEKLVTTAYLELVWTDENLHWDPGDHEGIEHFYIPQKEIWTPDIVLKNGFSRFEELGGSFYYLDVDFNGQITWLPYEVFKSQCPIDITFFPFDEQICHISFVIWSYARSEVVISGSNHGIKFYQYEENSIWSIVNTKVTIIDNPKIRESEITFTLHLKRKPLYIVMNVIIPIFFLAVVNILTFIIPADSGEKITFSMTVFLSFLVFLNVISADLPNNSESIPLLGVYLEIQLGYSIIVLIVTSLQLRIHYRSEEEKLSRLHGIIIRISHLMNCKRRSRTYPDNRDNHLKMEPNPCGEKRTSMHLECFADTIDQHSLKIPTEMNACSHRADDMVTNKTKPTPSLTSYPAENVESMYTWKDVSSALDVISFWVFIGSNCVLTIVFFGRMLVQ; this is encoded by the exons ATGTCCAATGTGAAAGAAATTATAAAGAGGCTGTTTGAAGAAGGACACTATGACAGAAAAATCCGCCCAGTTCAGGACTATGACGAAGCCGTACACCTGGACGTGAGCTTCTTTCTGTTCAGTATCAATCATTTGAATGAGGCGGAGGAGAAGCTTGTGACCACAGCATATCTTGAACTGGTGTGGACCGACGAAAATCTCCACTGGGATCCCGGGGATCACGAGGGCATAGAACATTTTTACATTCCGCAG AAAGAGATATGGACACCCGACATCGTACTGAAGAACGGATTTTCCAGATTTGAGGAATTAGGGGGATCTTTCTACTATCTGGATGTTGATTTTAACGGACAGATCACGTGGTTACCGTACGAGGTCTTTAAGAGTCAATGCCCTATCGACATCACTTTCTTTCCATTTGATGAACAGATCTGCCACATTTCATTCGTTATCTGGTCATACGCCAGGTCGGAAGTTGTGATCTCTGGATCTAATCATGGGATCAAGTTCTATCAGTATGAAGAGAACAGCATCTGGTCCATTGTCAACACAAAGGTCACAATTATAGATAATCCCAAGATAAGAGAGTCTGAAATCACCTTCACGCTTCATCTGAAGAGGAAGCCGCTGTACATCGTCATGAATGTTATCATTCCTATTTTCTTTCTGGCTGTTGTCAACATCTTAACATTCATCATTCCGGCTGACTCCGGGGAGAAAATAACCTTCAGTATGACAgtgtttctttcatttcttgtttttctgAATGTAATATCAGCAGATCTTCCGAACAATTCAGAAAGCATCCCCCTTCTAGGCGTGTATCTAGAAATACAACTCGGATACAGCATCATTGTTCTGATTGTGACGTCACTACAGTTAAGAATTCACTACCGAAGTGAGGAGGAGAAACTTTCACGATTACATGGTATCATAATTAGAATAAGTCACTTAATGAATTGTAAAAGAAGGTCCAGGACATATCCTGATAACAGAGACAATCATTTGAAAATGGAGCCGAATCCATGTGGAGAAAAGCGGACTAGCATGCATCTGGAATGTTTCGCAGATACCATTGATCAACATTCGTTGAAAATACCAACTGAAATGAACGCGTGCAGTCATAGGGCTGATGATATGGTCACCAATAAAACGAAACCTACCCCATCACTCACATCATATCCAGCTGAAAACGTTGAATCGATGTATACTTGGAAAGATGTTTCCTCGGCTTTGGATGTAATTTCCTTCTGGGTTTTTATTGGGTCGAACTGTGTACTAACAATCGTCTTTTTCGGTCGAATGTTAGTACAATAA